One window of Fusobacterium polymorphum genomic DNA carries:
- a CDS encoding Na+/H+ antiporter NhaC family protein yields the protein MENNVETRGSFKGLIPFIVFILLYLGTGIFLHIAGVELAFYQLPGPVAAFAGIVVAFIIFNGTIQEKFNTFLEGCGHPDIITMCIIYLLAGAFAIVSKAMGGVDSTVNFGITYIPPHYIAVGLFIIGAFISTATGTSVGAIVALGPIAVGLGEKSGVPMPLILAAVMGGAMFGDNLSVISDTTIAATKTQGVEMRDKFRINLYIALPAAILTIILLFLFARPDVVPEAVTHDYNLIKVFPYVFVLVMALIGVNVFVVLTSGVLLSGIIGLIYGDFSLLSYGKEIYNGFTNMTEIFVLSLLTGGMAQMVTHQGGIQWVINTVQKFIVGKKSAKVGVGLLVSLADIAVANNTVAIIITGGISKKISENNNVDLRESAAILDIFSCIFQGMIPYGAQMLILLGFAGDKVAPTQLIPLLWYQLLLGVFTLIYIFVPQISKKVLNIIDKK from the coding sequence ATGGAAAATAATGTAGAAACTAGAGGAAGTTTTAAAGGTTTGATTCCATTTATAGTATTTATTTTGCTTTATTTAGGAACTGGAATTTTTTTACATATAGCTGGAGTAGAGTTAGCATTTTACCAATTACCTGGACCCGTTGCAGCTTTTGCTGGAATAGTTGTTGCTTTTATCATATTTAATGGAACTATTCAAGAAAAATTTAATACTTTTCTTGAAGGCTGTGGACATCCAGATATAATTACAATGTGTATTATTTATCTTTTAGCTGGTGCTTTTGCAATAGTTTCAAAAGCTATGGGTGGTGTTGATTCAACCGTTAATTTTGGAATTACTTATATTCCTCCACACTATATAGCTGTTGGACTTTTTATTATAGGAGCTTTTATATCAACAGCAACTGGAACATCAGTTGGAGCAATAGTTGCTCTTGGACCAATAGCTGTTGGGCTTGGTGAAAAAAGTGGAGTTCCTATGCCACTAATTTTAGCTGCTGTAATGGGTGGAGCAATGTTTGGAGATAATCTATCTGTTATTTCTGATACTACAATAGCAGCAACTAAAACTCAAGGTGTTGAAATGAGAGATAAATTTAGAATAAACTTATATATAGCACTACCTGCTGCTATTCTTACAATAATTCTACTTTTCTTATTTGCAAGACCTGATGTTGTACCAGAAGCAGTGACACATGACTATAACTTAATAAAAGTTTTTCCTTATGTTTTTGTACTTGTAATGGCATTAATTGGAGTAAATGTTTTTGTTGTTTTAACATCAGGAGTTTTACTTTCAGGAATAATTGGGCTTATATATGGAGATTTTTCTTTATTAAGTTATGGTAAAGAAATATATAATGGCTTCACTAATATGACAGAAATTTTTGTACTTTCACTTTTAACTGGTGGTATGGCTCAAATGGTAACACACCAAGGTGGAATACAATGGGTTATCAACACAGTCCAAAAGTTTATAGTTGGTAAAAAAAGTGCAAAAGTTGGTGTAGGACTTTTAGTTTCACTTGCTGATATAGCTGTTGCAAATAATACTGTTGCAATTATAATAACTGGTGGAATCTCTAAAAAGATTTCTGAAAATAATAATGTCGATTTAAGAGAAAGTGCTGCTATTCTTGATATTTTCTCTTGTATCTTTCAAGGAATGATACCTTATGGTGCTCAAATGTTAATACTTTTAGGTTTTGCAGGAGATAAAGTTGCTCCAACACAATTAATACCTTTATTATGGTATCAATTACTGTTGGGAGTTTTTACACTAATTTATATATTTGTTCCTCAAATAAGCAAAAAAGTATTAAATATTATAGATAAAAAATAA